One Bacteroidota bacterium genomic window carries:
- a CDS encoding pseudouridine synthase, whose product MSHRYFLIYKPYGVLSQFSTDDPSKRTLAELHDFPKDVYPVGRLDEDSEGLLLLTNDPKMNAVLLGQKIEKEYWVQVEGIPNEGALEKLRRGVDITVKKERYYTLPATVRRLEPAPDLPARIPPIRVRATIPDCWLSITIKEGKNRQVRKMTAAIGFPTLRLVRWRLHTLKLGDMQPGDVKEISGVRV is encoded by the coding sequence ATGTCCCACCGCTATTTCCTCATCTACAAGCCTTACGGCGTCTTGAGTCAGTTCTCCACGGATGACCCTTCCAAACGGACGTTGGCGGAGCTGCATGATTTTCCCAAGGATGTTTATCCCGTCGGGCGGCTGGACGAAGACAGCGAGGGGCTGTTGCTCCTGACGAATGATCCCAAAATGAATGCGGTATTGCTGGGGCAAAAAATCGAAAAGGAATATTGGGTGCAAGTGGAGGGAATTCCCAACGAAGGTGCCTTGGAAAAATTACGCCGCGGAGTGGACATTACGGTGAAGAAGGAGCGTTATTATACCCTGCCTGCGACGGTGCGCCGGCTCGAACCTGCGCCTGATTTGCCTGCGCGTATCCCGCCCATTCGCGTACGGGCGACGATTCCCGATTGTTGGCTGTCGATCACGATCAAGGAAGGCAAAAACCGCCAAGTGCGGAAAATGACCGCTGCCATTGGCTTTCCGACCCTGCGACTCGTGCGGTGGCGCCTGCATACCCTCAAACTGGGCGACATGCAGCCCGGGGATGTGAAGGAAATTTCTGGTGTGCGGGTTTGA
- a CDS encoding T9SS type A sorting domain-containing protein produces the protein MDFLKTTFYDSCANAMIPMDAAWSQSFANGLGEIESTYSSVGGYAWLRLYCFEKGSESWGTCRDLSTIIGLESPGTSLFSIAPNPASDVITLRLSAVAKTPLQVRILNSLGEFEAETTLVAGSQSQQVEVSKLPAGLHHLQIEGLGRTMAVRRIVVVR, from the coding sequence ATGGATTTTCTCAAGACTACTTTCTACGATTCCTGCGCCAATGCAATGATTCCGATGGATGCCGCTTGGTCGCAGAGCTTCGCCAACGGGCTCGGAGAAATCGAATCTACCTACAGTTCCGTCGGCGGCTACGCTTGGCTGCGCCTGTATTGCTTCGAAAAGGGTTCGGAATCCTGGGGAACCTGCCGCGACCTGAGCACGATAATCGGGCTCGAATCACCAGGAACATCCCTTTTTTCGATCGCACCCAATCCGGCCTCCGATGTGATTACCTTGCGATTGTCAGCGGTTGCAAAAACGCCGCTTCAAGTCCGCATTTTGAACAGCCTCGGCGAATTCGAAGCAGAAACGACCCTTGTCGCGGGTAGCCAAAGCCAGCAAGTCGAGGTCTCAAAACTCCCCGCCGGCCTTCACCACCTGCAAATCGAAGGCTTGGGTAGGACAATGGCTGTCAGACGAATTGTGGTCGTGCGGTAA
- a CDS encoding transmembrane 220 family protein: METRVHTGIGIVLALIFGAFAAVQYNDPDPLTWIAIYGCLVVMHVWSIFKPIPLFICLFPMIAAIVGAVLLWPEEFQGLTGKMDSRPGVELARESLGLIICALGSLYLAIRSVVRVKRSRKLV, encoded by the coding sequence ATGGAAACACGTGTCCATACGGGAATAGGAATTGTTTTGGCCTTGATTTTTGGGGCATTTGCGGCGGTTCAATACAATGATCCCGATCCGCTGACGTGGATTGCCATCTACGGATGTCTCGTCGTTATGCATGTTTGGAGCATTTTCAAGCCTATTCCATTGTTTATCTGCCTGTTTCCGATGATTGCGGCGATCGTCGGGGCCGTTTTGCTTTGGCCGGAGGAGTTTCAGGGGCTTACCGGGAAAATGGATTCCCGGCCGGGTGTCGAACTCGCGCGGGAGTCTTTGGGGTTGATTATTTGCGCATTGGGTTCTCTGTATTTGGCGATCCGGTCGGTGGTGCGGGTGAAGCGTAGTCGGAAATTGGTTTGA
- a CDS encoding VCBS repeat-containing protein, with the protein MKRAYFWGLLLLPFWIGCSGGGPTKIDDPGSAAATEPKGKQLMTQYCGSCHTVPSPSDLDQKTWKNHILVRMSAYMGIYNDNQRYYDSVPEKWLEPGVGGQRVRAAGIYPAKPVMSRPDWEALRDYILSNAPTLTTGAPGMLPIEKKLELFKARPWQPDRTLQPLVTAVAIDSAHSKVYAAFFQQSLLEMNPAGKILDRVDGLYGPIYLNPAANGFSMAEIGSMKGSDHPKGSVWRANGFGQIKSKKPAVRFDSLMRPVMIQWADLDQDGDEDAALAEFGYHMGEMSWQENEGGKFIRHTLYPDDGTVSIHVGDFTGDGLPDILSLKANADERVDLYTNKGKGQFEAKMLFRFNPSYGCTAMEVVDWDKDGRLDFLVANGDNGDYPPILKAHHGIRLYLNKGNAEFEMAHYFPFNGAYGLRVGDFDLDGDPDLAAVSFYPDYKGRPEEAFVYFENQGNFQFRALTFPEVGLGRWMVMDAGDMDGDGDEDIVLGAFDVKSDDCSEATYDQWIKDDVPVLVLENLTKSGK; encoded by the coding sequence ATGAAACGTGCGTATTTCTGGGGATTGTTATTGTTGCCGTTTTGGATCGGATGCAGTGGCGGAGGTCCGACCAAAATCGACGATCCAGGTTCGGCCGCAGCTACCGAGCCCAAGGGCAAGCAGTTGATGACCCAATACTGCGGCAGTTGCCATACCGTTCCTTCACCGTCGGATTTGGACCAAAAGACCTGGAAAAACCACATCCTCGTGCGCATGAGCGCCTACATGGGCATCTACAACGACAACCAACGGTACTACGATAGTGTCCCTGAAAAATGGCTCGAGCCCGGTGTCGGCGGTCAGCGGGTGCGCGCAGCGGGGATTTATCCTGCGAAACCCGTGATGAGCCGTCCGGATTGGGAGGCTTTGCGCGATTATATCCTCAGCAATGCGCCAACGCTCACGACGGGCGCTCCCGGGATGTTGCCGATTGAAAAGAAATTGGAGCTTTTCAAGGCGCGGCCGTGGCAACCCGACCGCACTTTGCAGCCGTTGGTAACGGCAGTGGCGATTGATTCAGCCCATTCGAAAGTTTATGCGGCATTTTTCCAGCAGAGCTTGCTCGAAATGAATCCCGCAGGGAAAATTCTCGACCGTGTCGACGGATTGTATGGCCCAATTTATTTGAATCCCGCTGCGAATGGCTTTTCCATGGCCGAAATCGGGAGCATGAAGGGCAGTGACCACCCCAAAGGCAGCGTTTGGCGGGCAAATGGATTCGGCCAAATCAAATCCAAAAAGCCTGCGGTGCGCTTTGATTCATTGATGCGGCCCGTGATGATCCAATGGGCCGACCTCGATCAGGATGGGGACGAAGATGCCGCCCTCGCCGAATTTGGCTACCACATGGGCGAAATGTCTTGGCAGGAAAACGAAGGAGGGAAATTCATTCGGCATACACTCTACCCCGACGACGGCACGGTTTCCATTCATGTCGGCGATTTCACCGGCGATGGTTTGCCCGACATCCTGAGCCTCAAGGCCAATGCCGACGAACGTGTCGATTTGTACACCAACAAAGGCAAGGGGCAATTCGAAGCAAAAATGCTGTTCCGTTTTAACCCGAGTTATGGTTGCACGGCCATGGAAGTCGTGGATTGGGACAAGGACGGTCGGCTCGACTTCTTGGTTGCGAACGGCGACAACGGCGATTATCCGCCGATTCTGAAGGCGCACCACGGCATCCGGTTGTATCTGAACAAGGGCAATGCTGAATTTGAGATGGCGCATTATTTTCCGTTCAACGGCGCTTATGGCTTGCGCGTCGGGGACTTTGACTTGGACGGCGATCCCGATTTGGCGGCGGTTTCCTTTTATCCCGATTACAAAGGCCGGCCCGAAGAAGCTTTTGTTTACTTCGAAAATCAGGGCAATTTCCAATTTCGTGCGCTGACATTTCCCGAAGTTGGCTTAGGAAGGTGGATGGTCATGGATGCCGGGGACATGGACGGCGATGGGGATGAAGACATTGTGTTGGGGGCCTTCGACGTCAAAAGTGACGACTGTAGCGAGGCGACCTACGACCAATGGATCAAGGACGATGTGCCGGTTTTGGTCTTGGAGAATTTGACAAAATCTGGGAAATAG
- a CDS encoding LamG domain-containing protein, translating to MKGILFTVLLLFASFCFGQTWLSLPANTGYVALGDLDVPGTQLTVECLYTSTNPASVDLVSKHAGPGDVNYLLRRTHAELTTGSGFASSPAVCPPDENTCRHAAMVYNGTTLSFYLNGQLNGQVAMSGNMVQNNHQALVGNYGCCFGGEQFFGFIDEVRIWAVARTQAQIQTFMFIPLPTPTTQTGLLAYYSFNSAINLQGNALFNGSVAGTASLGNANPTCVALTPVCVILGGSFDRFTVSPEGDGLQLDWEWNGVTPQHFLLETGPTPSELTAIQDIEPMNNSLSLRHQPMQATWYRLSAITANGEVVSSNAVEFVPGKQNATFFANQIDNQVQVSVTEPMEIQYSVYDVSGKRILDGCHLVSNELRFDLPTMNGFYLVKLMGIGKQKTIRCRIVQ from the coding sequence ATGAAAGGGATTCTATTTACAGTATTGCTGCTGTTTGCAAGTTTTTGTTTCGGGCAAACATGGCTCAGCCTTCCTGCCAATACGGGGTATGTGGCGCTAGGCGATTTGGATGTCCCTGGCACGCAATTGACTGTCGAATGCCTCTACACCTCCACCAATCCTGCTTCGGTGGATTTGGTTTCCAAACATGCCGGTCCTGGAGATGTAAATTACTTGTTACGCAGAACCCATGCAGAATTGACGACCGGCAGCGGATTTGCTTCTTCGCCAGCGGTTTGTCCGCCGGATGAAAACACTTGCCGCCATGCCGCGATGGTTTATAATGGCACCACGCTTTCGTTTTATTTGAATGGGCAACTCAATGGGCAAGTCGCGATGTCAGGCAATATGGTCCAAAACAATCACCAAGCGCTTGTTGGCAACTATGGTTGCTGTTTTGGTGGCGAACAATTTTTTGGATTCATCGACGAAGTTCGGATTTGGGCAGTAGCGAGAACGCAAGCGCAAATCCAAACATTTATGTTCATTCCCTTGCCGACGCCGACGACGCAAACGGGCTTGTTGGCCTATTATTCGTTCAACAGTGCGATCAATTTGCAAGGAAATGCGCTGTTTAACGGCAGCGTTGCGGGAACTGCAAGCCTTGGGAATGCGAATCCGACTTGTGTGGCATTGACGCCGGTTTGCGTGATTTTGGGCGGGTCCTTTGATCGGTTTACGGTGAGTCCGGAAGGCGATGGATTGCAACTGGATTGGGAATGGAATGGTGTCACTCCTCAGCATTTTTTGTTGGAAACAGGGCCGACACCATCGGAATTGACTGCAATTCAAGACATTGAACCGATGAACAATTCATTGTCGTTGCGCCATCAGCCAATGCAGGCGACTTGGTACCGACTCTCAGCCATCACTGCGAATGGCGAAGTGGTTTCGAGCAATGCGGTGGAATTTGTGCCTGGGAAGCAAAATGCGACATTCTTCGCAAACCAGATTGACAATCAGGTGCAAGTATCTGTCACGGAACCCATGGAGATTCAATACAGCGTTTACGACGTTTCTGGAAAGCGAATCCTTGACGGATGCCACTTAGTTTCAAATGAATTGCGTTTCGATCTTCCGACAATGAATGGATTCTATCTCGTCAAACTGATGGGAATCGGCAAACAAAAGACCATTCGTTGCCGAATAGTTCAATAA
- a CDS encoding SH3 domain-containing protein, whose translation MKTAGAFVGLILLILNFCQCFGQIPRDESPRDPDFQRFRGALDQALEQKDLASLKLLFADTIYESNDGCGWPGCAQETFFEYYFKGDSSEDWQLLQRIVAYGFIPLTKEIQKNDLKGEAYFAPSYFKHFEEGLEVYVLGKDVNIRRQPSLQSEVIRRVTMQKFGCIVPPQPDGFSRITWDVDGFDWLQIQLKGGEVGYVATKFTSLELRKRVIVSKESGQWRIKWYFHPPGC comes from the coding sequence GTGAAAACGGCCGGTGCATTTGTTGGTTTGATATTGCTCATACTGAATTTCTGCCAATGTTTTGGGCAAATTCCGCGTGACGAGAGCCCCCGTGATCCTGATTTTCAGCGGTTTCGCGGTGCACTTGATCAGGCATTGGAACAAAAGGACCTTGCAAGCTTAAAACTCCTATTTGCCGATACCATTTATGAAAGCAACGATGGGTGCGGATGGCCCGGATGTGCACAGGAGACCTTTTTTGAGTACTATTTTAAAGGGGATTCCTCCGAAGATTGGCAGTTGCTCCAACGTATCGTGGCTTATGGTTTTATTCCTTTAACAAAAGAAATACAAAAAAATGATTTGAAGGGCGAAGCTTATTTCGCACCATCTTATTTCAAACATTTCGAGGAGGGACTTGAAGTGTACGTGCTTGGCAAGGATGTCAACATTAGACGGCAGCCATCCTTGCAATCTGAGGTGATACGGCGCGTAACAATGCAAAAGTTCGGTTGTATTGTGCCCCCTCAGCCAGATGGATTTTCTCGAATCACTTGGGATGTAGATGGATTTGATTGGCTCCAAATCCAGCTCAAAGGAGGAGAGGTCGGTTATGTCGCTACAAAATTCACATCCCTGGAGTTGCGCAAAAGAGTGATTGTTAGCAAGGAATCGGGCCAATGGCGGATCAAATGGTATTTTCATCCGCCGGGCTGTTGA